The window GCCCCAATTTTAATAAAGTTGTTTCCGACAAAATCATTTAGCTGCCGGATATGAATATGATGCACATTTTGCAATACATAATATATCCAGGCCAAACTGAAGGTAAAAATGAATTATCATGCCCTTATAGAACAAGATTAGAACTATGATTTTTTATATGAAGAAATTTCTTTTGCATAGTAAGAAATTAAGACCCAAACTGCATCTTCAAGCTACCAAAGTAGCAAAAGCAGAAGAAAACAGAAGCCAGCATTGCTTGCTCCCCATTAGAATCAGCATTCAGAAATCTAAATATGGTTTAATATCGATTCCATCTTTTAAAAGCGACCATAACTCTACAATAAACGTCAAAAGACGTTACAGCATTCTCCATGCTTCATTTGGACATgcatttttattttctaattaaCATTAGAAAAGATATGCCCATCTTTTTGTCAGCGATAGTTGCTAATATTTATAATTGCATATCTTAAGTATACTTTAGTTCTTAGTTTGCatagtttcattcaaaaaatatagtgatatcaattaattatcaatttttataACCTTAATATGCATATTAAAAATGAATTCACCAGATTAGTATGCACATTTATTCTTCCATGAAAAAGGTAAGGTTGTCAAGTCGAATGAAATCCATGAAAAGGCATAACATTTTAGCAGATAAAAAGAAAAGTTAATGTCATAGCAGATAAAAAGAAAAGTTACAAGGACCAGATGAAGTTTAAACAAAAGAAGACGATACCTGCTGCAAATACTCCTCCACAGTTGTTGCTTCGGAAGGAAAAACATCCTCAAAAGTTGTCTATAGGAATAAAAAAGAGAagtaaaagaatgtaacaaaaggttTCATCACATAAAGCtgcctaaattatatgtcaagttATTTAACATCAGTTATACAAGGAACAGTGCCACACCACATATGAAACTCATGAGAAGCAATCACAACAATGAAAGAATAGATAGAGTTAGTATGTTAAGGTGGAGCTAGCTTAGGTGATGATCCACTTGTAAGTACCCATACTAACTAACACActgaattaaaataatttttggtGGCACAGATATAGTCATCTATTGGTGATAGAAATTCGTCAATCAACGGCACCTGATCAGCATGTTGCTTTTTTGCTTTTTCATCAAGCATAATGCCTCTTGAATACTAACTCTTGGATGCCATAAGTACAATATGCAACACTTGCTTTTCGGCCGAATTGATCATCAGAATGAAGGTTATTGTCATCTAGATGACTTCACAAGGAAAATGTGATTCATGTGGCAATGCAACAACGGGACTTGCATGCAAACATTCATACAGCCCCCAAGGTTATATTTAGTATACGTCTTTAAAACAAAAAGGAAACGAGCAAGATGTACCTCCAATTGATCATTTCCTTGTCAACTGCACAAAAGAAAGAATGGAAATCAAACGACAAGTGCATATGGCAACCTTGGGTACCCACCTTCAATTCAAAGGACTTCAGGTCTCGAGCGAGCCGTTCTGCATTTATCCCTTCCCGAGCGAGCAGCCTGCCCAATACAGAATGTATCGCAGACAATCACACAAAACAAGCACATAAACCTCCAAGAGACAATACTCATGCAGCCTGGACGCGAAAAACATCGAGAAAGGAAACGGAATGGCGATCAGAGACGCGGGACAAGATCATAAGATGACAAGGAGAGAAACCTGGTGGCGGAGATGGATTGGGAGGGGGCCTCAGCGCGGATCGTTTTAGACTTGAGCTTCTTGGAGAGAGACTCCAACTGGTCGAGATTCCTCTACAaggattccaaagaaaaaggaaataagaCATCGGGCGAATTGATTAAAAGAGCAGACGGAGGAATGGGGGAGGACCTGGAGAGAGGGGAAGTGGGCGGAGGGCCCGGCGTGCTCCAGGAGCTTGGTGGAGGAGTGGAGGAGGTCAGTCCACCCGCTCATCTCCTGATCGTTCGCCATCTCCTCCCGCACCTCTCTTCGGGATGCAACTGTAGAACCCTAATTCCGAGTGTTTCGGTTCGAAAGATACAGAGGAAATAAAGAGCGGGCTGCGGGGAAAGAAGAGAGAGGCAAAATGCCAAGGGGTTTAGGGCTTCAATTTAAAGGGATTTTTCCTTTATTCCACACGTCTCCCACGtcttatataaaatttaatttaactattaaattaaaaattacatatatatgattttttaatgtattctttaaatttaattttaaactTAATTTTTACACCTTatgagttttatatatatatatatatatatatatatatatatatatatatatatatatatatatatatatatatatatatatatatatatatatatatatatatatatatatatatatatatatatatatatatatatatatatatatatataccttatgAGTCACTCTCTAACTATAGTTGGAACAAGAATAGTGAAACATTAATTGACATTAGTACTCTTTCAAAATTAAGCAATCAaggcaaaaataaaaagaaaaacattttgacacacacacacacatttcatTATATAGATATATTGCTAGACAGATAGCATTTTTTACTAGCTTAATTTAGAATGATATCAGTGTGCTAAATGAGATAAATAAATACATACACTAATGTGTAATATGTAATGCTAATTTGACGTTCCACTTAAATAAGAATGACTTCACATATACcttcaaattatttaaaatacAATAATAGGTATCACAAACCTACCCAGCCGTCttaaattaatcaaattttgaGACAAATACTCATATGATTGAATAGATAATCTAAGTTGTACAGATAAAAAGATCTTCattgataaaagataaaaaagataaatatcgATTATATCGACGAGAAAATAAAATCCTGGATTACGAACAATGGTTCGATTTAAGATGAAGAAAAATGGATGGaaataattatagattttttgacgaaactaaaCTAAACAGGAAGatcaaaaatcttaaaatttattcAAGATTATTATGAAAAATCATGAATTGATTAAAGTAAACTACAGCACACATCGATAGGAATTGATAAAGTGGAACCGAGAACTAAATCCGACAAGTATCTAAATGCAGCATCGAAGAGAGGTTCCCAACTTTGGATTGATGCGCTCGCAGGTGGCAGATTCACTGAAGGACATGATGCTGAAGGCTATGGGATTCTTGCTATTAAAGAAGGTCTACGGCTTGACGTGAACGAGGGCATCAAATGCGATGCATCCTCCTCGATGGATTTTGAACATTATCAACGACATATCCCATTGTTGAATCGGGTGGTAATTTTGTTTTGCTGGATCTTTTTCGTGGAAGAAGGTATCTTCTTCAAGGGATATCCATGCATTCTTCTTGTTCATGTTGGCTGCAAGGGTGCAAGCAGATGCCTCGAAGAGAggaaaggtggtggtggtggtggcctcTCCATGTGTTCATGGCCTTCTGTGGCATGTGGTAGTGCAGAAAAGGCTGCCTCAGGCACTGCCAATTCGTGGATTCTCCACGAAGGAAAGAAACAGGTGAAGACAGTGATCCAAAGGCAAAAAGATGTTACACTTCTATCATACCTCACGGAGAGGGAATCCAAGATAGCCTGCATCACCAGTATGTTTCAGTGCCCACTTGGAAGAGTACTTTGTAGGACGTCCATGAAGCTCACAAAACTGAAGTATACAGTCACTAATCACATGCATCCTTCATTGTGATGGTTCATTAGCCATGAGAACTACCTGTCAACTGCTACTTCCAAATGAAAGACTGAGGTCATTACATCTATGGGCCAGAAATGCCAAAAGTCATGCAATACTAGTGGCTGCAATTGTCATAGCAACAAGTTCATCCTTTCTGATTCCTTTTCTGATTCTTTTTCTACCATATTTTGACCAAAACATCATGATGTTGTGATCATGGGACTGGAGTGGTTTGCAGCAAAATCCAACCAGGGCAGTGTAGAAGCATATGCCTGGGGATGGATCATAGACTTCAGATGCACACATGAGAGCATTTGATCACAATGGACTTACAACAAGGGTTCGGCTTCATCTTTCAAGCAACGGTAGTAACACAGATGTTTAACTCTATTAGTTGGGAAATGATGAAGGTGGATAGATTGCTACAACAAAGGGAACACAAAGGAGGAAGTGCAGTTGACCATGATGTTTGTGTTAGGAAGGTGGAACAGCTGAAAAGAGCACTGCCTCCTCCAGCTAAAAAGGCAttgacttgttgggaagaaactccAAAAGTGAAAAAGAAGCCTCATCATAAACTATGGTGTATGCACAAAAGAGCCCATTCCTGATACAAAACTTGGGCTTGTGGGAAAGAGATGGCCGTCTCCCTTTGCTTTCTTAATTCAGTTGTACACTGCAATCATTGTGAGGAAAGTAGATTAGCAGAAGCTGTAAAGCTCTTCATCAGTTCTGTGAGGTGCATCTTCTGTGGCAGGCAATTATGTGCTTGGCCTGCCTGGTTTCCTCTTTCCACACCCTGCCAATGTCCTCTGCTATCTTCACAGCATCCAGGGATGCACCAGACAACCCCCTCCTCGTGAATCCAACAGCATAAAGCCCTGAGCTCCCTTTCCATCCATTTGGGAATGGATGCCTTGGGAAACCATCTTTGTTGAAGAAGTCAGTTCCCTGCACAAAATCAAAACCTCAAGGTGTAAGCTTTCAGCGATTAGAGCAAAGCAAATGACATTAACTGCCACCTCTTGTTCATATGCCCACTCCTATTTAATTTGTGTTCTCAGGATCCCAATATTATGCAAACTTGCATGACCATTAGATCATGTGGAATGCCATGCAGAAGCACATAGAATTACATGTTCTCTTCAAGCTAATAGTAACAAAAGAATTGGGAGAAGAACAAAAATGTGAACCACTTTGATCTCCTCTGACAAGGATTACACCGCAtggaaggaagaaaaaggaagttTGATTAACCTGCAGCCATGAATGAACGTTGCTGCGATAACCGGTGGCCAGGATGACCGAATCGACGTCGATGATCGTGTGATCCACCAGCTCTGCCTTGCCATGCAAAAACCTCTTGACTCCAGGAACAACCTTTATCTCACCGCTCTTGATTTTGCTCAGGGCACCGATGTCCAACACGGGTGTCTTGCCCTGCGTGTTCTTCAGCTCCAGAGGACCCTGAGAAGGTCGTTTTATGCCGAGCTTCTCGATGTTCCCAAGTGTCATCCATGACAGGGCCAACAGGACCCTGTCGACCATCTTCAACGGAAGCCATTTCATCAAGGAGACAGCGAGCTCAAACGTCGATCTCCCTAATGTCTCCCGTGGTAGCACATGGACCTGTTGCACAAATCACTTGAATCAGTAAACAGAGTCCATGTAAGTGAAGCCAATGACGAGGGAATACAGTCGTAGTTCTTGTAACGTTGTCCTCACCGAGTCACGCACCACCATGGTGGGGAAGGCGTTATGATGACAGAGATCAAAGGCGACTTCCATGCCGGAGTTTCCGCAGCCGACAACAAGCACCTGCTTTCCCCGGTACGCCTCACCGGATCTGTAGTCGCTTGAATGTATCACCCGCCCGGCGAACTTCTCGAGTCCTTCCATCTCCGGGATCACGCAATCTGCATTCTCGCCTGCAGCCACGACTAGCCACTGGCAAATGTATTCCGCCTCGGCTTTCCTGCCCACGGCCTGGCGGCGTCCCATGGCGGTCCTCACCCGCCACATCCCGCAGGTGCTATCGTACTTCGCAGAGAG of the Musa acuminata AAA Group cultivar baxijiao chromosome BXJ3-2, Cavendish_Baxijiao_AAA, whole genome shotgun sequence genome contains:
- the LOC135630990 gene encoding probable indole-3-pyruvate monooxygenase YUCCA5, with translation MAGLAEHENLFKRRCKWVNGPLIVGAGPSGLAVAACLKEHGVPFVILERSSCIASLWQNRTYDRLKLHLPKQFCQLPKLPFPDDFPEYPSKNQFIDYLESYARHFQLNPQFDETVLSAKYDSTCGMWRVRTAMGRRQAVGRKAEAEYICQWLVVAAGENADCVIPEMEGLEKFAGRVIHSSDYRSGEAYRGKQVLVVGCGNSGMEVAFDLCHHNAFPTMVVRDSVHVLPRETLGRSTFELAVSLMKWLPLKMVDRVLLALSWMTLGNIEKLGIKRPSQGPLELKNTQGKTPVLDIGALSKIKSGEIKVVPGVKRFLHGKAELVDHTIIDVDSVILATGYRSNVHSWLQGTDFFNKDGFPRHPFPNGWKGSSGLYAVGFTRRGLSGASLDAVKIAEDIGRVWKEETRQAKHIIACHRRCTSQN